Proteins found in one Natronococcus occultus SP4 genomic segment:
- a CDS encoding IS6 family transposase: protein MAKIARLSGCSDCINLEFVERERTPCRPMKLGIRLHLAGLSLSDTVRGLEEFGVGRSRKAVHDWVDKADLQPTNGASPDHVALDQTVVRLNGRQFWLYATLDPQTNGFFHVRLFTTTTTALAQRFLGELREKHDVENAVFLVDHAQHLATALQRTGLRFRPERYGNRNAVERIFREVKQRTSSFSNSFSHVDPTTAETWLQASAV, encoded by the coding sequence ATGGCAAAAATCGCTCGCCTCAGCGGTTGTAGCGACTGTATCAACTTGGAGTTTGTGGAGCGAGAGCGGACACCGTGCCGACCGATGAAACTCGGTATTCGACTGCACCTCGCCGGACTATCGCTTTCGGATACCGTTCGAGGATTAGAGGAGTTCGGTGTCGGACGCTCGCGGAAAGCCGTACACGACTGGGTAGACAAGGCTGATCTACAGCCCACCAACGGCGCGAGTCCGGATCACGTTGCACTCGACCAGACAGTAGTCCGACTCAACGGACGGCAGTTCTGGCTGTACGCGACTCTCGATCCTCAGACAAACGGATTCTTTCACGTACGGCTCTTTACGACGACTACAACAGCACTGGCGCAACGATTCTTGGGAGAGCTTCGTGAGAAACACGACGTCGAAAACGCCGTGTTCCTCGTCGATCACGCCCAGCATCTAGCAACAGCACTTCAGCGAACCGGACTCCGATTTCGACCCGAACGATACGGAAATCGGAACGCTGTCGAACGTATATTCAGGGAGGTAAAGCAACGTACCTCTTCGTTCAGTAATAGCTTCAGTCACGTTGACCCAACAACCGCCGAAACGTGGTTACAAGCCTCCGCCGTCTGA
- a CDS encoding IclR family transcriptional regulator — MSAGKPADSPRRIKSVQKASTILETVQYLEEPTFNRLCKELDVSKGTVHTYLETLEDEGLIIKSDGTYQLGFRLVTMGEAVRNQSDLYRAGQAEVEKLAEETGEWVHLTVEHQGREVTIYESSGDNAVATDYHHRIREAPQHLHHTATGKAILACFNDKRVRGIVEQRGLTGRTEETITDIDRLLEELERIRDRGYAVNDEEEVRGIRSIGTAIQAGSGWVNGAISVTAPVSRLSGKYFESEVPELVMEAANIIEVNLETADVEMRQ; from the coding sequence ATGAGCGCCGGAAAACCGGCCGATTCACCTCGCCGTATCAAATCCGTACAGAAGGCGAGTACGATACTGGAGACCGTACAGTACCTCGAGGAACCGACGTTCAACCGGCTCTGTAAGGAACTCGATGTCTCGAAGGGGACGGTCCATACGTATCTCGAGACGCTCGAGGACGAAGGGCTTATCATCAAGTCTGATGGAACGTACCAACTTGGATTCCGGCTGGTAACAATGGGTGAAGCAGTTCGGAATCAGAGCGATCTTTACCGGGCTGGACAGGCGGAAGTTGAGAAGCTCGCTGAGGAGACTGGCGAGTGGGTCCACCTCACGGTCGAGCATCAGGGCCGTGAGGTGACGATCTACGAAAGTAGTGGCGATAACGCCGTGGCGACGGACTACCATCACCGAATCCGTGAAGCACCACAACACCTCCATCACACCGCGACCGGGAAGGCAATACTGGCCTGCTTCAACGACAAACGGGTCCGAGGCATTGTCGAGCAACGCGGGCTCACTGGCCGCACAGAGGAGACAATTACTGACATTGATCGACTCCTCGAAGAACTCGAACGGATCCGCGACCGCGGATACGCCGTTAACGACGAGGAAGAAGTGCGTGGCATTCGGTCTATCGGTACAGCGATTCAGGCCGGCAGCGGATGGGTCAACGGGGCGATCAGCGTCACTGCCCCCGTTAGTCGCCTCTCCGGGAAGTACTTCGAGTCCGAGGTTCCGGAACTGGTGATGGAAGCCGCTAACATTATCGAAGTTAACCTCGAGACCGCGGACGTCGAAATGCGACAGTAA
- a CDS encoding tyrosine-type recombinase/integrase, with translation MSSSQIQWSHKSLEELREFWNTEIELALQRAGHDLEDKPSYQDLLDVGYGGLTYTLREHHEMTLSEFLESVGYVAESDDGYPWGIDDETTITELESFVQTLERRQGLTATTVATKRSRLATYAQLYDELHGQATLVDRVVDDADRAAEIRRVLAVFDELDIDLGTDASKQRYLSDVNQFYSHLERRAIAAFNPASRISEEYNWNREEKDNQPLSSEDVRRLSDAAEEPEEELLVLALCAWGLRRNEVASLHVSQLVLEEADPHIYFEERKNGPGTVALVYGREQLRDHLDRLGGHNHQWNGYLFPSTTSSSGHIVGETVQSRFQRLANRAGVTVDGEIPTSKMGRRFWYTTYMEAQKQLLENLDVIAGDQGSSDANVVLENYLSEAERRKYRREFMHEQLADVFEADPRNRLWASME, from the coding sequence ATGAGTAGCAGCCAGATTCAGTGGTCACACAAATCCCTCGAGGAACTCCGCGAGTTCTGGAACACCGAAATCGAACTTGCGCTGCAACGCGCTGGCCACGATCTCGAGGACAAACCTTCCTATCAAGATTTGCTCGACGTCGGCTACGGCGGACTTACCTATACGCTTCGAGAGCACCACGAGATGACCCTCTCGGAGTTTCTCGAGTCTGTGGGTTACGTGGCGGAGTCTGATGATGGCTATCCGTGGGGAATCGACGACGAAACCACAATTACCGAACTCGAGTCGTTCGTTCAGACCCTCGAGCGGCGGCAAGGTCTCACAGCCACTACGGTCGCGACGAAACGGTCCCGACTCGCGACTTACGCTCAACTGTACGATGAACTCCATGGCCAGGCCACCCTCGTTGACCGTGTCGTCGATGATGCCGACCGGGCTGCCGAGATTCGACGCGTCCTCGCGGTGTTTGATGAACTCGATATCGATCTCGGGACCGATGCCTCGAAGCAACGCTATCTGAGCGACGTCAACCAGTTCTACAGTCATCTCGAACGTCGAGCGATCGCCGCGTTCAACCCCGCCTCGAGAATCAGCGAGGAGTACAACTGGAACCGCGAGGAAAAAGACAACCAGCCGCTCTCGAGCGAGGACGTCCGGCGGCTATCTGACGCCGCCGAGGAGCCCGAGGAGGAGCTTCTCGTGCTCGCGTTGTGTGCATGGGGTCTTCGACGCAACGAGGTCGCGTCCTTGCACGTCTCCCAGCTCGTCCTCGAGGAGGCGGATCCACACATCTACTTCGAGGAGCGAAAGAACGGTCCGGGAACGGTCGCGCTGGTCTATGGGCGCGAGCAGCTGAGGGATCACCTCGATAGGCTCGGTGGACACAACCACCAGTGGAACGGATATCTATTTCCCTCGACGACGTCCTCGAGCGGCCATATCGTCGGTGAAACGGTCCAATCGCGCTTTCAGCGACTCGCGAACCGTGCTGGTGTCACCGTTGATGGCGAGATACCGACCTCGAAAATGGGGCGTCGGTTCTGGTACACGACGTACATGGAGGCGCAGAAACAGTTGCTCGAGAATCTCGACGTGATCGCAGGCGACCAGGGGAGTTCCGATGCGAACGTCGTCCTGGAAAACTACCTTTCGGAAGCCGAGCGCCGGAAGTACCGCCGTGAGTTCATGCACGAGCAGTTAGCAGATGTCTTCGAAGCCGATCCACGAAATCGCCTCTGGGCATCGATGGAATGA